The Bacteroidales bacterium genome includes a window with the following:
- a CDS encoding DUF2357 domain-containing protein produces MKSNNSIVISLDSIKEGLRLYIDSRKSDTLFDADGSAMENNEARFQLVEGCYYDFAFSDPDYLLGNIGDQIIQPHSRNKHTGTISPNIFVGTLSLPVIENGKVEELAIVELEVQSIKSGYRDDYRDMLELITEKCTDLLLQANSPVSQHFEIDYTKDSQTLYQKFAFIKSVIGTDEFSEAIHRIVTAPVTKWTEISELRDIRQSRRFSNANLKELLKQGNRTMLPDTHHLRSYGLIALPDRVTSVRKSDTVDTPENRFVKHALEVFLKFCTDINKAATKSSKLEKESLIQIRLLESHLHHAVLKSISRPTTLRLNSPVLQRKEGYREVLRVWLMFDLAAKLIWTGGDDIYSGGKKDIATLYEYWLFFKLLDLFQSIFQIEPKDIAELIKETPDGLNLQLRQGKYTALNGVFNSGSRNLNIRFNYNRTFSGKKEYPELGSWTTTLRPDYTLSVWPVGISEMDAEKQELIVHIHFDAKYKVANLFELREECSEEELREEKYENRKGIYKNADLLKMHAYKDAIRRTGGSYVLYPGDKSIKQKGFHEIIPGLGAFPVRPSKMDSGIGELKAFILDILKHFINRASQREKQAFRTFDIYKKPPDPSNEINEALPETYDINRDLIPDDTFVLIGYYKSPEQYSWIVRNKLYNFRMGSGKGSLVLDKETVSAKYLLLHSAGDLASGDLWRIVSRGPRVFSQDDLRRKGYPNLSKAKDNYLVIQIEAVTDFEFENVKWRFKKLTNYSPGRASAIPFTASLTELMKCKVK; encoded by the coding sequence ATGAAATCTAATAACTCCATAGTTATCAGCCTTGATTCGATCAAGGAAGGTTTACGGCTTTACATAGATTCCCGCAAATCTGATACGCTATTTGATGCGGATGGAAGCGCTATGGAAAATAACGAAGCGAGATTTCAACTTGTAGAAGGCTGCTATTATGATTTCGCATTTAGTGATCCAGATTATTTATTAGGGAATATTGGTGACCAAATTATTCAGCCTCATTCAAGAAACAAACATACAGGGACAATATCCCCGAATATTTTTGTTGGAACTCTTTCGTTGCCAGTGATTGAAAATGGCAAAGTTGAAGAACTAGCTATCGTTGAACTTGAAGTTCAGTCTATAAAATCTGGCTATAGGGACGATTATCGCGACATGCTTGAGTTGATTACCGAAAAATGTACTGACTTGTTATTGCAAGCTAACTCTCCGGTTTCCCAGCACTTTGAAATAGACTACACGAAAGATAGTCAGACTCTATATCAAAAGTTCGCTTTTATTAAATCGGTTATTGGCACGGATGAATTTTCTGAGGCCATTCACCGAATTGTAACTGCACCGGTTACCAAATGGACTGAAATCTCAGAATTAAGAGACATTCGTCAATCCAGAAGATTTTCAAATGCCAATTTAAAAGAGCTCTTGAAACAAGGTAACCGAACAATGCTGCCCGACACACATCATTTAAGGAGTTATGGTTTAATCGCTCTTCCCGATCGGGTTACATCTGTTCGCAAATCCGATACGGTTGATACTCCCGAAAATCGCTTTGTTAAACACGCACTGGAAGTTTTTCTGAAGTTTTGTACGGACATAAACAAAGCGGCTACTAAGAGTAGCAAACTGGAGAAAGAATCGCTGATTCAAATACGATTGTTGGAATCTCACTTGCATCACGCCGTACTTAAGTCAATTTCAAGACCCACCACACTGAGACTAAACAGTCCGGTGCTTCAGCGAAAGGAAGGTTATCGCGAAGTATTACGAGTGTGGTTAATGTTCGATCTTGCCGCCAAATTGATATGGACTGGCGGTGATGATATCTATAGTGGAGGCAAAAAGGATATTGCAACGCTATATGAATACTGGTTGTTTTTCAAACTTCTAGACCTGTTTCAATCCATTTTTCAAATTGAACCCAAAGATATTGCCGAACTGATTAAAGAAACTCCAGATGGTTTAAATCTTCAATTGAGACAAGGAAAATATACGGCACTCAATGGTGTTTTTAATTCTGGATCAAGAAACCTTAACATACGTTTCAACTACAATCGTACTTTTAGCGGAAAAAAGGAGTACCCCGAATTAGGAAGTTGGACAACGACGCTTCGACCCGATTATACACTTTCGGTCTGGCCCGTAGGAATTTCAGAAATGGATGCTGAAAAACAAGAATTGATTGTTCACATTCATTTTGATGCAAAATATAAAGTTGCCAATCTTTTTGAACTTCGCGAAGAGTGCAGTGAAGAGGAACTAAGAGAAGAAAAATACGAAAACCGGAAAGGTATTTATAAAAATGCCGACCTTCTCAAAATGCATGCTTATAAAGACGCAATCAGAAGAACTGGTGGATCATACGTGTTATATCCCGGAGATAAATCCATCAAGCAAAAAGGTTTTCACGAAATTATTCCGGGTTTAGGTGCCTTTCCGGTTCGTCCTTCAAAAATGGATAGCGGAATTGGAGAATTAAAAGCGTTCATCTTGGACATATTGAAGCATTTCATTAACAGGGCTTCACAAAGAGAAAAACAGGCCTTTAGAACATTTGATATTTATAAGAAACCTCCCGACCCTTCAAATGAAATTAATGAAGCATTACCTGAGACCTACGATATAAATAGGGACTTAATTCCAGATGACACCTTCGTACTTATCGGTTATTACAAATCCCCAGAACAATACAGTTGGATAGTTCGCAATAAGCTTTATAATTTCAGAATGGGCTCAGGAAAGGGCTCTCTAGTTCTTGATAAAGAAACCGTTAGTGCGAAATACCTCTTATTACATTCAGCCGGAGATCTTGCTTCTGGTGATTTATGGAGAATTGTGAGTAGGGGTCCAAGAGTTTTTTCACAAGATGATTTAAGAAGAAAAGGCTATCCAAATCTTTCTAAGGCAAAGGATAACTATTTAGTGATTCAGATAGAAGCGGTAACAGATTTTGAATTTGAGAATGTTAAATGGCGTTTCAAAAAACTCACAAATTATTCCCCTGGTAGAGCGTCTGCCATTCCTTTTACCGCAAGCCTCACCGAATTGATGAAGTGCAAGGTTAAATGA